A DNA window from Brassica napus cultivar Da-Ae chromosome C1, Da-Ae, whole genome shotgun sequence contains the following coding sequences:
- the LOC106431773 gene encoding putative F-box protein At4g17200 produces the protein MTMCDDLPHDLIREKILTNVPITSLRAVRCTCKLWNALSKEFILGNETSRQHHEFQGFMMISNKICPFRVDIQGIISNHNNLVDPSTKKLDLLDQVEVSRVIHCDGLLLCVTNDNSKLLVWNPYLAQTRWIRPRICYGKSDMYAIGYDNNSKVRNYKILRLSTSHYYGLGIELEIYDFSSDLWSFLGVFPDYKINSYHSLVNLAGSTYLLARVIRRTTRKKRNHYEYLASWENCLLCFDYTSERFGQHMPPPFSSYYYYTDTVALSTVREDKLAAHCYGFYQSFVTLEVWVTNKIEANAVSWSKFLKVDMGSMVPVRDFLCNWKADLVFVDEENKVAVIIHESRNYSTKLQLTAYIIREDGYFRSMNIGEVNLNFSRKFEVQHVFSPYHPSLVQINRRSYGGDGCANGHSEPLGRV, from the coding sequence atgaCAATGTGCGATGATCTTCCACACGATTTGATAAGGGAAAAGATACTCACCAATGTTCCAATAACATCTCTGAGAGCAGTGCGGTGTACTTGCAAATTATGGAATGCATTATCCAAAGAATTTATCCTTGGTAACGAAACATCAAGGCAGCATCATGAGTTTCAAGGGTTCATGATGATATCTAATAAGATTTGCCCCTTTAGAGTCGATATCCAAGGAATCATCAGCAATCACAACAATTTGGTCGATCCATCCACGAAGAAATTAGATTTACTTGATCAAGTCGAGGTATCTAGAGTAATTCACTGTGATGGCTTACTGTTATGCGTCACCAATGACAACTCCAAACTCTTGGTGTGGAACCCTTATCTTGCGCAAACAAGGTGGATCAGACCGAGAATATGTTACGGAAAATCAGACATGTATGCTATTGGTTACGACAACAACAGTAAGGTCCGTAACTATAAAATCTTGAGACTTAGTACTAGTCATTATTATGGCCTAGGCATTGAGTTGGAAATCTACGACTTTAGTTCTGATTTATGGAGCTTTCTTGGTGTCTTCCCCGACTATAAAATAAATTCTTATCACAGCCTCGTGAATTTGGCGGGATCTACTTACCTTTTGGCTAGAGTGATCAGAAGAACAACTCGTAAAAAGAGAAATCATTATGAGTATTTAGCATCTTGGGAAAATTGTTTGCTATGTTTTGATTATACAAGTGAGAGATTTGGACAGCACATGCCTCCCCCGTTTAgctcttattattattatacggATACTGTAGCTTTATCTACAGTTAGGGAAGATAAACTTGCTGCACATTGTTATGGTTTTTATCAATCGTTTGTGACATTGGAGGTTTGGGTTACGAATAAGATTGAGGCCAACGCGGTGTCGTGGAGCAAGTTTTTAAAGGTGGATATGGGATCAATGGTACCAGTCAGGGATTTTCTGTGCAATTGGAAAGCTGATTTAGTCTTCGTTGATGAGGAGAATAAAGTCGCTGTGATAATCCATGAAAGCCGAAATTACTCAACCAAGCTCCAACTAACAGCTTACATCATTAGAGAAGATGGATACTTCAGATCTATGAACATCGGTGAAGTGAATTTAAATTTCTCTAGAAAGTTTGAAGTGCAACATGTGTTTTCCCCTTATCATCCAAGTTTAGTGCAAATCAACCGACGGTCATACGGGGGAGATGGCTGTGCGAATGGGCATTCGGAACCTTTGGGTAGAGTCTGA
- the LOC106431772 gene encoding putative F-box protein At4g17200 produces the protein MMTTMNDLPHDLIGEKILTKVSITSLIAVRCTCKLWNALSKEFIVGRETSRQHREFLGFMMASNKIYPFRFDIQGIRKHNSLVDPSMKQVNLIDQVEISKVFHCDGLLLCFTNDNTKLLVWNPYVGQTRWIRPRKCFKKSDLYAIGYDNKNKVRNYKILRLSNTGYYSPAVELEIYDFSSDSWSVLDVISDCIIYEFKRGVSLKGCSYDIGSGRKTSKRWLLCFDYTMERYGQRLPIPYNINKYDASLSTVREENLAALYFDLSLLMTLEIWVTNKIEHNAVTWSKFFKVDMMMMNRLRGIMFGLHADICFADEENKVAVVITNSRSRSCNQPKASIIGEDGYFKSIKIGERNLNLPIELYPLLVFSPYIPSLVQISGPFKKRQKKEMPNLP, from the coding sequence ATGATGACAACGATGAACGATCTTCCACATGATTTGATAGGGGAAAAGATACTCACCAAAGTTTCGATAACATCTCTAATAGCAGTGCGGTGTACTTGCAAATTATGGAATGCATTATCCAAAGAGTTTATTGTTGGTAGAGAAACATCAAGGCAGCATCGTGAGTTTCTAGGCTTCATGATGGCATCTAATAAGATTTACCCCTTTAGATTCGATATACAAGGAATCCGCAAGCACAACAGCTTGGTCGATCCATCTATGAAGCAAGTAAATTTAATTGATCAAGTTGAGATATCTAAAGTCTTTCACTGTGATGGCTTACTGCTATGCTTCACCAATGACAACACCAAACTCTTGGTGTGGAACCCTTATGTTGGGCAAACAAGGTGGATCAGACcgagaaaatgttttaaaaaatcagaCTTGTATGCTATTGGTTACGACAACAAGAATAAGGTCCGTAACTATAAAATCTTGAGACTTAGTAATACTGGTTATTACAGCCCAGCAGTTGAGTTGGAAATCTACGACTTTAGTTCTGATTCATGGAGCGTTCTTGATGTCATCTCCGACTGTATAATTTATGAGTTTAAACGCGGCGTGAGTTTGAAGGGATGTAGTTACGATATAGGCAGTGGGAGAAAAACAAGTAAAAGATGGTTGCTATGTTTCGATTATACAATGGAGAGATATGGACAGCGACTGCCTATCCCgtataacataaataaatatgatgcGTCTCTATCTACAGTTAGAGAAGAGAATCTCGCTGCACTTTATTTTGATCTTAGTCTTTTAATGACATTGGAGATTTGGGTTACGAATAAGATTGAGCACAACGCGGTGACGTGGAGCAAGTTTTTTAAGGTggatatgatgatgatgaatcgaCTCAGAGGTATTATGTTTGGCTTGCATGCTGATATTTGCTTCGCTGATGAGGAGAATAAAGTTGCGGTGGTTATTACTAATAGCCGAAGTCGCTCATGCAATCAACCAAAAGCTAGCATCATTGGAGAGGATGGATActtcaaatctataaaaatcGGAGAAAGGAATTTAAATCTCCCTATAGAGTTGTATCCCCTACTTGTGTTTTCCCCTTATATTCCAAGCTTAGTGCAAATCAGCGGACCATtcaaaaaaagacaaaagaaagagATGCCTAACTTGccttga